The following proteins are co-located in the SAR324 cluster bacterium genome:
- the glnA gene encoding type I glutamate--ammonia ligase, whose protein sequence is MTTPKDVLDFIKKNDIEFVDFKFIDLLGTWQHLQVPTGVVNEGMLEEGVMFDGSSIRCWQTIDASDMKMIPDLSTMKVDPFIEANSLTLICDIVDPVTGERYSRDPRNIARKAEAYLVSTGIADTAYFGPEAEFFLFDDVQYSYSSAGGFYSIDSAECPWNTGADEMPNLGYKIGPKLGYFPVAPFDSNQDIRNEMITMLEQCGLMVERAHHEVAPAQHEINFRFDTLISCADHLQWYKYVIRNVARQHGKTATFMPKPMFADNGSGMHTHQSLWKDGKPLFAGDEYAGLSETALYYIGGILKHAPSLAALTNPLTNSYKRLVKGFEAPINLAYSNRNRSATIRIPLADSKAAKRIEFRCPDPGANGYMAFAAMLMAGLDGIQNKIHPGDPMDVNIYDLPPEELHKIGKMPGSLRESIENLETNHDFLLKGDVFTKDVIDSWVDYKLNEEVTPIESRPHPYEFNLYYAY, encoded by the coding sequence ATGACTACGCCCAAAGATGTCCTCGACTTTATCAAAAAAAATGACATTGAATTTGTTGACTTCAAGTTTATTGACTTGCTGGGTACCTGGCAACACTTGCAAGTTCCTACTGGGGTCGTCAATGAAGGTATGTTGGAAGAAGGGGTGATGTTTGATGGTTCCAGTATTAGATGCTGGCAGACCATTGATGCCAGCGACATGAAGATGATTCCTGATCTCAGCACAATGAAGGTGGATCCATTCATTGAAGCTAATTCGCTGACACTGATCTGTGATATCGTTGATCCTGTGACGGGTGAGCGCTACAGCAGAGATCCAAGAAATATTGCACGCAAGGCTGAAGCTTACCTGGTCTCAACAGGAATAGCAGATACGGCTTATTTTGGGCCAGAAGCTGAATTTTTCCTTTTTGACGATGTTCAGTATTCCTACAGCAGTGCAGGAGGATTTTATTCCATTGATTCAGCAGAGTGTCCATGGAACACAGGTGCTGATGAAATGCCTAATTTAGGATACAAAATTGGGCCAAAACTAGGATATTTCCCAGTAGCTCCATTCGACTCCAATCAGGATATTCGAAACGAGATGATTACGATGTTGGAACAGTGTGGACTGATGGTGGAGCGAGCTCACCACGAGGTTGCACCAGCGCAGCACGAAATCAATTTCCGTTTCGATACTCTTATCAGTTGTGCGGACCATCTGCAGTGGTACAAGTATGTCATTAGAAATGTAGCACGCCAGCATGGCAAGACAGCTACGTTCATGCCCAAGCCCATGTTTGCTGACAATGGGAGCGGAATGCATACTCACCAATCTCTGTGGAAGGATGGCAAGCCCCTTTTTGCAGGAGATGAATACGCTGGCTTAAGTGAAACAGCGCTCTACTACATTGGAGGAATTCTTAAGCATGCACCTTCACTGGCAGCTCTGACCAATCCTCTAACCAATTCCTACAAGCGTCTGGTAAAAGGATTTGAGGCCCCGATCAATCTTGCCTATTCAAATAGAAATCGATCAGCAACGATTCGCATTCCTTTGGCGGATTCCAAGGCAGCAAAACGAATCGAATTTCGCTGCCCAGATCCAGGAGCAAATGGATACATGGCTTTTGCCGCAATGCTGATGGCTGGCTTGGATGGAATTCAAAATAAAATTCATCCTGGTGATCCAATGGACGTCAACATTTATGATCTTCCACCAGAAGAACTTCATAAAATTGGCAAAATGCCTGGGTCTTTGCGGGAGTCCATTGAAAATCTCGAGACCAATCATGACTTCTTACTGAAGGGGGATGTCTTCACTAAAGATGTGATTGACTCATGGGTGGACTATAAGCTCAATGAAGAGGTTACACCGATTGAATCTCGACCACACCCCTACGAATTCAATTTGTACTACGCCTACTAA